One window from the genome of Salvia miltiorrhiza cultivar Shanhuang (shh) chromosome 7, IMPLAD_Smil_shh, whole genome shotgun sequence encodes:
- the LOC130995540 gene encoding uncharacterized protein LOC130995540 isoform X5, translated as MAKRRRELDYDGAAAETAEINTVFVDTSLGTHLAILVCSSDTASDLKKKVAVEHKQCFPEIGEIQIHSVKVKRRSSYYHLPDSMLVWSAFHGIKRNWFLAIDASNVPICLSIRSSLELGTSSGVKTGMTDIDDDCRGFISDANKKDIISFALPDCAAEKNAVSELIAKPKVDHGGIYSEEHCMGTKSPLKKKRKVRHTKDVFHNSGLGNGDAMSRPNGKDVKPNMPDSIAKVSGMRNDQYGVEGRLVSEESYLLNVAEKGHLRSILDSQNLNGSDRRKDDSGLDHGLGEDVHPLGVVSVMVPGSSARMMDTSGGGGDINLPGGKRKKMKAKKTAAKVHDRTDMDQIRKGERIKPSTDKMEEGFGLSLEHNHDHEVLMPSNSKAPDHVGPDLAPNEASFLQDAEKSNFSIVNSHKILRSDERKEENALENKVDYELGQDVPTVHSGGVCINISDISATLMDVGGSTGDTNIDGKKKKKNKVHKIAKVQDTSDVKQIKIGEMDKPDTETIRPEEKGASLEHDNEVILPADGKDPNHVEPDLALKEASIMRDADTVMEPEISSCIKLRKKKKREKKSVGTNIENSGIKEIPNGIRGSLDLPSPSRDHITKGTGKEVSTRRNEGMDVEMRLLDASNHDVQEKVWDVNRKEEDLVETQAERTLEEVSVRNKMMKEKTKSSPGVCRAVFPTAETENTIMESNKADKDNENTENKSRKATKKRKKQKHTATDVQDNLPVKDQQVNNEPVTSKETSIAFANSEIEGRYVDSSQLLSRKNEEKVDENHELVLKTDGLKKNTEEGDEGINFKHYFVADQLQNQVDFSNKNKNPSLDKLSSERSETLHKNRGKERLLPGQSVTNMMLMKTPKKKSLLATGAIFQENSGESSGDDNGTMHSDDSTLSPSDSSSMSGDSAGESELSQNSNSNGSSDAKEKSMSKLEEDLTMDVILRSSKRFKKAKEVASQSETQPIEFVPDSVR; from the exons ATGGCGAAACGACGCCGTGAGCTGGATTACGATGGCGCAGCTGCAGAAACGGCGGAGATCAACACAGTGTTCGTAGACACCAGCCTCGGCACGCACCTCGCCATACTCGTCTGCAGCTCTGATACAGCTTCGGACTTAAAAA AGAAGGTGGCCGTGGAGCATAAGCAATGCTTTCCGGAAATTGGTGAGATACAGATCCATTCTGTGAAG GTAAAACGCAGGTCAAGCTATTATCATCTGCCAGATAGTATGCTTGTTTGGAGTGCATTTCACGGGATAAAAAGAAATTGGTTTCTTGCGATCGATGCCTCCAATGTTCCCATATGTCTCTCAATCAGAAGTTCTTTGGAGCTTGGCACAAGTAGTGGTGTGAAGACTGGTATGACTGATATTGATGATGATTGCAGAGGTTTCATATCTGATGCGAACAAGAAGGACATCATTTCTTTTGCTTTGCCAGATTGTGCTGCTGAAAAGAACGCTGTTTCAGAGTTGATTGCTAAGCCTAAGGTTGACCATGGAGGTATTTATTCAGAGGAACATTGTATGGGAACCAAGTCTCCTTTGAAGAAGAAGCGTAAAGTGAGACACACAAAAGATGTATTTCATAATTCTGGATTGGGAAATGGTGATGCCATGTCTCGTCCAAATGGTAAAGATGTGAAGCCTAATATGCCTGACTCAATTGCTAAGGTCTCAGGTATGAGGAATGATCAGTATGGTGTTGAGGGCAGGCTTGTATCTGAGGAAAGTTATCTACTCAACGTGGCAGAAAAAGGTCATTTGAGAAGCATTTTGGACTCCCAGAACCTAAATGGTTCTGATAGAAGAAAAGATGACAGTGGGTTGGATCATGGACTGGGCGAAGATGTTCATCCATTGGGGGTTGTTTCAGTTATGGTACCAGGTTCTTCAGCTAGAATGATGGATACCAGTGGTGGAGGTGGAGATATCAATCTTCCGGGGGgaaagaggaagaaaatgaAAGCCAAGAAAACAGCAGCAAAAGTTCATGataggacagatatggatcagaTCAGAAAAGGTGAAAGGATCAAGCCTTCTACTGATAAAATGGAAGAAGGATTTGGCTTGTCCTTAGAGCATAATCATGATCATGAAGTATTAATGCCGTCAAATAGCAAAGCTCCAGACCATGTTGGTCCAGATTTAGCACCGAATGAAGCAAGCTTTTTGCAGGATGCAGAAAAGAGTAATTTTAGCATTGTGAATTCCCATAAAATTTTACGTTCTGATGAGAGAAAAGAAGAGAATGCATTAGAGAATAAAGTAGACTATGAACTTGGCCAGGATGTTCCTACAGTGCATTCAGGAGGTGTTTGCATTAACATTTCAGATATTTCTGCTACATTGATGGATGTTGGTGGCAGCACAGGAGATACCAATATTGatgggaagaagaaaaagaaaaacaaagttcACAAAATTGCAAAAGTTCAGGATACAAGTGATGTGAAGCAGATTAAAATTGGTGAAATGGATAAGCCTGATACTGAAACTATTAGGCCAGAAGAAAAGGGTGCATCTTTAGAGCATGATAATGAAGTTATACTGCCTGCAGACGGCAAAGATCCTAACCATGTTGAACCAGATTTAGCACTGAAAGAGGCCAGTATTATGCGGGATGCAGATACTGTAATGGAGCCTGAAATCTCCAGTTGCATTAagttgagaaagaaaaagaagcgGGAAAAGAAGTCTGTCGGCACTAATATAGAGAATTCAGGCATTAAAGAAATTCCTAATGGCATCAGAGGTTCTTTGGACTTGCCTTCTCCATCACGGGATCATATCACCAAGGGAACAGGAAAAGAAGTAAGCACCAGGCGCAATGAAGGAATGGATGTTGAGATGAGATTGTTGGATGCCTCCAACCATGATGTTCAGGAGAAAGTATGGGATGTAAATagaaaagaagaagatttaGTAGAGACTCAAGCAGAGCGAACTTTGGAAGAAGTGAGTGTTAGAAATAAAATGATGAAAGAGAAGACCAAAAGTTCTCCTGGTGTTTGCCGTGCAGTTTTTCCCACTGCAGAAACAGAGAATACCATTATGGAGTCCAATAAAGCGGACAAGGACAATGAGAATACTGAGAATAAATCTAGAAAAGcaacaaagaaaagaaagaagcaAAAGCATACTGCAACAGATGTCCAAGACAACTTGCCAGTTAAGGATCAACAGGTTAATAATGAACCTGTAACATCAAAGGAAACTTCAATTGCTTTCGCAAATTCTGAAATAGAGGGCAGATATGTTGATTCATCCCAACTTCTGTCTcgtaaaaatgaagaaaaggtTGATGAGAATCATGAGCTTGTCCTAAAGACTGATGGTCTCAAAAAAAATACTGAAGAGGGCGATGAAGGAATCAACTTCAAGCATTACTTTGTGGCTGACCAACTCCAGAATCAAGTTGATTTCAGTAACAAG AACAAAAACCCTTCTTTGGATAAATTAAGCTCAGAAAGGTCCGAGACATTACACAAGAATAGGGGAAAAGAAAGACTGCTCCCTGGTCAAAGTGTAACAAATATGATGCTGATGAAGACCCCAAAGAAAAAGAGTTTGTTGGCTACAGGAGCAATTTTTCAGGAAAATAGTGGTGAAAGTTCTGGGGATGACAATGGAACCATGCATTCGGATGATAGCACCCTCAGTCCATCAGATAGTTCATCCATGTCAGGTGACTCTGCCGGGGAAAGTGAGTTAAGTCAGAATTCAAATAGCAATG GATCCAGTGACGCAAAAGAAAAATCCATGTCAAAGTTAGA GGAGGATTTGACGATGGATGTGATCTTAAGAAGCTCAAAGCGGTTCAAGAAGGCAAAGGAAGTTGCCTCTCAGAGCGAAACCCAGCCCATCGAATTTGTTCCTGATA GTGTTCGTTGA
- the LOC130995540 gene encoding uncharacterized protein LOC130995540 isoform X2: MAKRRRELDYDGAAAETAEINTVFVDTSLGTHLAILVCSSDTASDLKKKVAVEHKQCFPEIGEIQIHSVKVKRRSSYYHLPDSMLVWSAFHGIKRNWFLAIDASNVPICLSIRSSLELGTSSGVKTGMTDIDDDCRGFISDANKKDIISFALPDCAAEKNAVSELIAKPKVDHGGIYSEEHCMGTKSPLKKKRKVRHTKDVFHNSGLGNGDAMSRPNGKDVKPNMPDSIAKVSGMRNDQYGVEGRLVSEESYLLNVAEKGHLRSILDSQNLNGSDRRKDDSGLDHGLGEDVHPLGVVSVMVPGSSARMMDTSGGGGDINLPGGKRKKMKAKKTAAKVHDRTDMDQIRKGERIKPSTDKMEEGFGLSLEHNHDHEVLMPSNSKAPDHVGPDLAPNEASFLQDAEKSNFSIVNSHKILRSDERKEENALENKVDYELGQDVPTVHSGGVCINISDISATLMDVGGSTGDTNIDGKKKKKNKVHKIAKVQDTSDVKQIKIGEMDKPDTETIRPEEKGASLEHDNEVILPADGKDPNHVEPDLALKEASIMRDADTVMEPEISSCIKLRKKKKREKKSVGTNIENSGIKEIPNGIRGSLDLPSPSRDHITKGTGKEVSTRRNEGMDVEMRLLDASNHDVQEKVWDVNRKEEDLVETQAERTLEEVSVRNKMMKEKTKSSPGVCRAVFPTAETENTIMESNKADKDNENTENKSRKATKKRKKQKHTATDVQDNLPVKDQQVNNEPVTSKETSIAFANSEIEGRYVDSSQLLSRKNEEKVDENHELVLKTDGLKKNTEEGDEGINFKHYFVADQLQNQVDFSNKVRKTTKLKRSSTKAKDNDSPSINISAELQNSITDRDEMTHNSFKRSSEAVVKGLKNSCPEFCEMARQEPNDIVSPSSFQNKNPSLDKLSSERSETLHKNRGKERLLPGQSVTNMMLMKTPKKKSLLATGAIFQENSGESSGDDNGTMHSDDSTLSPSDSSSMSGDSAGESELSQNSNSNGSSDAKEKSMSKLEEDLTMDVILRSSKRFKKAKEVASQSETQPIEFVPDSVR, translated from the exons ATGGCGAAACGACGCCGTGAGCTGGATTACGATGGCGCAGCTGCAGAAACGGCGGAGATCAACACAGTGTTCGTAGACACCAGCCTCGGCACGCACCTCGCCATACTCGTCTGCAGCTCTGATACAGCTTCGGACTTAAAAA AGAAGGTGGCCGTGGAGCATAAGCAATGCTTTCCGGAAATTGGTGAGATACAGATCCATTCTGTGAAG GTAAAACGCAGGTCAAGCTATTATCATCTGCCAGATAGTATGCTTGTTTGGAGTGCATTTCACGGGATAAAAAGAAATTGGTTTCTTGCGATCGATGCCTCCAATGTTCCCATATGTCTCTCAATCAGAAGTTCTTTGGAGCTTGGCACAAGTAGTGGTGTGAAGACTGGTATGACTGATATTGATGATGATTGCAGAGGTTTCATATCTGATGCGAACAAGAAGGACATCATTTCTTTTGCTTTGCCAGATTGTGCTGCTGAAAAGAACGCTGTTTCAGAGTTGATTGCTAAGCCTAAGGTTGACCATGGAGGTATTTATTCAGAGGAACATTGTATGGGAACCAAGTCTCCTTTGAAGAAGAAGCGTAAAGTGAGACACACAAAAGATGTATTTCATAATTCTGGATTGGGAAATGGTGATGCCATGTCTCGTCCAAATGGTAAAGATGTGAAGCCTAATATGCCTGACTCAATTGCTAAGGTCTCAGGTATGAGGAATGATCAGTATGGTGTTGAGGGCAGGCTTGTATCTGAGGAAAGTTATCTACTCAACGTGGCAGAAAAAGGTCATTTGAGAAGCATTTTGGACTCCCAGAACCTAAATGGTTCTGATAGAAGAAAAGATGACAGTGGGTTGGATCATGGACTGGGCGAAGATGTTCATCCATTGGGGGTTGTTTCAGTTATGGTACCAGGTTCTTCAGCTAGAATGATGGATACCAGTGGTGGAGGTGGAGATATCAATCTTCCGGGGGgaaagaggaagaaaatgaAAGCCAAGAAAACAGCAGCAAAAGTTCATGataggacagatatggatcagaTCAGAAAAGGTGAAAGGATCAAGCCTTCTACTGATAAAATGGAAGAAGGATTTGGCTTGTCCTTAGAGCATAATCATGATCATGAAGTATTAATGCCGTCAAATAGCAAAGCTCCAGACCATGTTGGTCCAGATTTAGCACCGAATGAAGCAAGCTTTTTGCAGGATGCAGAAAAGAGTAATTTTAGCATTGTGAATTCCCATAAAATTTTACGTTCTGATGAGAGAAAAGAAGAGAATGCATTAGAGAATAAAGTAGACTATGAACTTGGCCAGGATGTTCCTACAGTGCATTCAGGAGGTGTTTGCATTAACATTTCAGATATTTCTGCTACATTGATGGATGTTGGTGGCAGCACAGGAGATACCAATATTGatgggaagaagaaaaagaaaaacaaagttcACAAAATTGCAAAAGTTCAGGATACAAGTGATGTGAAGCAGATTAAAATTGGTGAAATGGATAAGCCTGATACTGAAACTATTAGGCCAGAAGAAAAGGGTGCATCTTTAGAGCATGATAATGAAGTTATACTGCCTGCAGACGGCAAAGATCCTAACCATGTTGAACCAGATTTAGCACTGAAAGAGGCCAGTATTATGCGGGATGCAGATACTGTAATGGAGCCTGAAATCTCCAGTTGCATTAagttgagaaagaaaaagaagcgGGAAAAGAAGTCTGTCGGCACTAATATAGAGAATTCAGGCATTAAAGAAATTCCTAATGGCATCAGAGGTTCTTTGGACTTGCCTTCTCCATCACGGGATCATATCACCAAGGGAACAGGAAAAGAAGTAAGCACCAGGCGCAATGAAGGAATGGATGTTGAGATGAGATTGTTGGATGCCTCCAACCATGATGTTCAGGAGAAAGTATGGGATGTAAATagaaaagaagaagatttaGTAGAGACTCAAGCAGAGCGAACTTTGGAAGAAGTGAGTGTTAGAAATAAAATGATGAAAGAGAAGACCAAAAGTTCTCCTGGTGTTTGCCGTGCAGTTTTTCCCACTGCAGAAACAGAGAATACCATTATGGAGTCCAATAAAGCGGACAAGGACAATGAGAATACTGAGAATAAATCTAGAAAAGcaacaaagaaaagaaagaagcaAAAGCATACTGCAACAGATGTCCAAGACAACTTGCCAGTTAAGGATCAACAGGTTAATAATGAACCTGTAACATCAAAGGAAACTTCAATTGCTTTCGCAAATTCTGAAATAGAGGGCAGATATGTTGATTCATCCCAACTTCTGTCTcgtaaaaatgaagaaaaggtTGATGAGAATCATGAGCTTGTCCTAAAGACTGATGGTCTCAAAAAAAATACTGAAGAGGGCGATGAAGGAATCAACTTCAAGCATTACTTTGTGGCTGACCAACTCCAGAATCAAGTTGATTTCAGTAACAAGGTAAGAAAGACTACCAAGTTAAAGAGGAGTTCAACAAAAGCTAAAGATAATGATTCACCTTCTATAAACATCTCAGCTGAACTACAGAACTCCATAACTGATCGGGATGAAATGACTCATAATTCTTTCAAAAGATCTTCAGAAGCTGTTGTGAAAGGGCTGAAAAATTCTTGTCCTGAGTTTTGTGAGATGGCTCGTCAGGAACCCAATGACATTGTTTCTCCTTCATCCTTTCAGAACAAAAACCCTTCTTTGGATAAATTAAGCTCAGAAAGGTCCGAGACATTACACAAGAATAGGGGAAAAGAAAGACTGCTCCCTGGTCAAAGTGTAACAAATATGATGCTGATGAAGACCCCAAAGAAAAAGAGTTTGTTGGCTACAGGAGCAATTTTTCAGGAAAATAGTGGTGAAAGTTCTGGGGATGACAATGGAACCATGCATTCGGATGATAGCACCCTCAGTCCATCAGATAGTTCATCCATGTCAGGTGACTCTGCCGGGGAAAGTGAGTTAAGTCAGAATTCAAATAGCAATG GATCCAGTGACGCAAAAGAAAAATCCATGTCAAAGTTAGA GGAGGATTTGACGATGGATGTGATCTTAAGAAGCTCAAAGCGGTTCAAGAAGGCAAAGGAAGTTGCCTCTCAGAGCGAAACCCAGCCCATCGAATTTGTTCCTGATA GTGTTCGTTGA
- the LOC130995540 gene encoding uncharacterized protein LOC130995540 isoform X4 yields the protein MAKRRRELDYDGAAAETAEINTVFVDTSLGTHLAILVCSSDTASDLKKKVAVEHKQCFPEIGEIQIHSVKVKRRSSYYHLPDSMLVWSAFHGIKRNWFLAIDASNVPICLSIRSSLELGTSSGVKTGMTDIDDDCRGFISDANKKDIISFALPDCAAEKNAVSELIAKPKVDHGGIYSEEHCMGTKSPLKKKRKVRHTKDVFHNSGLGNGDAMSRPNGKDVKPNMPDSIAKVSGMRNDQYGVEGRLVSEESYLLNVAEKGHLRSILDSQNLNGSDRRKDDSGLDHGLGEDVHPLGVVSVMVPGSSARMMDTSGGGGDINLPGGKRKKMKAKKTAAKVHDRTDMDQIRKGERIKPSTDKMEEGFGLSLEHNHDHEVLMPSNSKAPDHVGPDLAPNEASFLQDAEKSNFSIVNSHKILRSDERKEENALENKVDYELGQDVPTVHSGGVCINISDISATLMDVGGSTGDTNIDGKKKKKNKVHKIAKVQDTSDVKQIKIGEMDKPDTETIRPEEKGASLEHDNEVILPADGKDPNHVEPDLALKEASIMRDADTVMEPEISSCIKLRKKKKREKKSVGTNIENSGIKEIPNGIRGSLDLPSPSRDHITKGTGKEVSTRRNEGMDVEMRLLDASNHDVQEKVWDVNRKEEDLVETQAERTLEEVSVRNKMMKEKTKSSPGVCRAVFPTAETENTIMESNKADKDNENTENKSRKATKKRKKQKHTATDVQDNLPVKDQQVNNEPVTSKETSIAFANSEIEGRYVDSSQLLSRKNEEKVDENHELVLKTDGLKKNTEEGDEGINFKHYFVADQLQNQVDFSNKNKNPSLDKLSSERSETLHKNRGKERLLPGQSVTNMMLMKTPKKKSLLATGAIFQENSGESSGDDNGTMHSDDSTLSPSDSSSMSGDSAGESELSQNSNSNGSSDAKEKSMSKLEEDLTMDVILRSSKRFKKAKEVASQSETQPIEFVPDSQPF from the exons ATGGCGAAACGACGCCGTGAGCTGGATTACGATGGCGCAGCTGCAGAAACGGCGGAGATCAACACAGTGTTCGTAGACACCAGCCTCGGCACGCACCTCGCCATACTCGTCTGCAGCTCTGATACAGCTTCGGACTTAAAAA AGAAGGTGGCCGTGGAGCATAAGCAATGCTTTCCGGAAATTGGTGAGATACAGATCCATTCTGTGAAG GTAAAACGCAGGTCAAGCTATTATCATCTGCCAGATAGTATGCTTGTTTGGAGTGCATTTCACGGGATAAAAAGAAATTGGTTTCTTGCGATCGATGCCTCCAATGTTCCCATATGTCTCTCAATCAGAAGTTCTTTGGAGCTTGGCACAAGTAGTGGTGTGAAGACTGGTATGACTGATATTGATGATGATTGCAGAGGTTTCATATCTGATGCGAACAAGAAGGACATCATTTCTTTTGCTTTGCCAGATTGTGCTGCTGAAAAGAACGCTGTTTCAGAGTTGATTGCTAAGCCTAAGGTTGACCATGGAGGTATTTATTCAGAGGAACATTGTATGGGAACCAAGTCTCCTTTGAAGAAGAAGCGTAAAGTGAGACACACAAAAGATGTATTTCATAATTCTGGATTGGGAAATGGTGATGCCATGTCTCGTCCAAATGGTAAAGATGTGAAGCCTAATATGCCTGACTCAATTGCTAAGGTCTCAGGTATGAGGAATGATCAGTATGGTGTTGAGGGCAGGCTTGTATCTGAGGAAAGTTATCTACTCAACGTGGCAGAAAAAGGTCATTTGAGAAGCATTTTGGACTCCCAGAACCTAAATGGTTCTGATAGAAGAAAAGATGACAGTGGGTTGGATCATGGACTGGGCGAAGATGTTCATCCATTGGGGGTTGTTTCAGTTATGGTACCAGGTTCTTCAGCTAGAATGATGGATACCAGTGGTGGAGGTGGAGATATCAATCTTCCGGGGGgaaagaggaagaaaatgaAAGCCAAGAAAACAGCAGCAAAAGTTCATGataggacagatatggatcagaTCAGAAAAGGTGAAAGGATCAAGCCTTCTACTGATAAAATGGAAGAAGGATTTGGCTTGTCCTTAGAGCATAATCATGATCATGAAGTATTAATGCCGTCAAATAGCAAAGCTCCAGACCATGTTGGTCCAGATTTAGCACCGAATGAAGCAAGCTTTTTGCAGGATGCAGAAAAGAGTAATTTTAGCATTGTGAATTCCCATAAAATTTTACGTTCTGATGAGAGAAAAGAAGAGAATGCATTAGAGAATAAAGTAGACTATGAACTTGGCCAGGATGTTCCTACAGTGCATTCAGGAGGTGTTTGCATTAACATTTCAGATATTTCTGCTACATTGATGGATGTTGGTGGCAGCACAGGAGATACCAATATTGatgggaagaagaaaaagaaaaacaaagttcACAAAATTGCAAAAGTTCAGGATACAAGTGATGTGAAGCAGATTAAAATTGGTGAAATGGATAAGCCTGATACTGAAACTATTAGGCCAGAAGAAAAGGGTGCATCTTTAGAGCATGATAATGAAGTTATACTGCCTGCAGACGGCAAAGATCCTAACCATGTTGAACCAGATTTAGCACTGAAAGAGGCCAGTATTATGCGGGATGCAGATACTGTAATGGAGCCTGAAATCTCCAGTTGCATTAagttgagaaagaaaaagaagcgGGAAAAGAAGTCTGTCGGCACTAATATAGAGAATTCAGGCATTAAAGAAATTCCTAATGGCATCAGAGGTTCTTTGGACTTGCCTTCTCCATCACGGGATCATATCACCAAGGGAACAGGAAAAGAAGTAAGCACCAGGCGCAATGAAGGAATGGATGTTGAGATGAGATTGTTGGATGCCTCCAACCATGATGTTCAGGAGAAAGTATGGGATGTAAATagaaaagaagaagatttaGTAGAGACTCAAGCAGAGCGAACTTTGGAAGAAGTGAGTGTTAGAAATAAAATGATGAAAGAGAAGACCAAAAGTTCTCCTGGTGTTTGCCGTGCAGTTTTTCCCACTGCAGAAACAGAGAATACCATTATGGAGTCCAATAAAGCGGACAAGGACAATGAGAATACTGAGAATAAATCTAGAAAAGcaacaaagaaaagaaagaagcaAAAGCATACTGCAACAGATGTCCAAGACAACTTGCCAGTTAAGGATCAACAGGTTAATAATGAACCTGTAACATCAAAGGAAACTTCAATTGCTTTCGCAAATTCTGAAATAGAGGGCAGATATGTTGATTCATCCCAACTTCTGTCTcgtaaaaatgaagaaaaggtTGATGAGAATCATGAGCTTGTCCTAAAGACTGATGGTCTCAAAAAAAATACTGAAGAGGGCGATGAAGGAATCAACTTCAAGCATTACTTTGTGGCTGACCAACTCCAGAATCAAGTTGATTTCAGTAACAAG AACAAAAACCCTTCTTTGGATAAATTAAGCTCAGAAAGGTCCGAGACATTACACAAGAATAGGGGAAAAGAAAGACTGCTCCCTGGTCAAAGTGTAACAAATATGATGCTGATGAAGACCCCAAAGAAAAAGAGTTTGTTGGCTACAGGAGCAATTTTTCAGGAAAATAGTGGTGAAAGTTCTGGGGATGACAATGGAACCATGCATTCGGATGATAGCACCCTCAGTCCATCAGATAGTTCATCCATGTCAGGTGACTCTGCCGGGGAAAGTGAGTTAAGTCAGAATTCAAATAGCAATG GATCCAGTGACGCAAAAGAAAAATCCATGTCAAAGTTAGA GGAGGATTTGACGATGGATGTGATCTTAAGAAGCTCAAAGCGGTTCAAGAAGGCAAAGGAAGTTGCCTCTCAGAGCGAAACCCAGCCCATCGAATTTGTTCCTGATAGTCAGCCCTTTTAA